In a single window of the Methanofollis ethanolicus genome:
- a CDS encoding fasciclin domain-containing protein, with product MQQESVQIQKNIVETAVASGEFNTLVAAVKAAGLVETLSSPGPYTVFAPNDAAFAKVSKETLDSLMQDKAKLADILKYHVISGKHMAADVSKMSSLKTLQGSDLSVDTSRGVRINDVSVIKADIVCSNGVCHVIDSVLIPK from the coding sequence ATGCAACAGGAAAGCGTGCAGATCCAGAAAAATATCGTCGAGACAGCGGTCGCATCGGGAGAGTTCAACACTCTCGTTGCGGCGGTGAAGGCCGCTGGCCTTGTCGAGACATTGAGCAGTCCGGGGCCGTACACAGTCTTTGCCCCGAACGACGCAGCGTTTGCAAAGGTCTCGAAGGAGACCCTTGACAGCCTCATGCAGGATAAAGCGAAACTCGCCGACATCCTGAAGTACCACGTGATCTCGGGGAAGCACATGGCCGCCGACGTCTCGAAGATGAGTTCTCTCAAAACACTGCAGGGCTCCGACCTCTCGGTCGACACGAGCAGGGGCGTGCGGATCAACGACGTCAGCGTGATCAAGGCCGACATCGTCTGCTCGAACGGCGTCTGTCATGTCATCGACTCGGTGCTGATACCAAAGTAA
- a CDS encoding PP2C family protein-serine/threonine phosphatase, with amino-acid sequence MMPAVADFIVLFQMICVIVVAAYFITRREPFTEALERRLSPRSTLLLVLFFGALSVYGTLSGVAVLGSPINVRDLGPMVAGLFCGPVVGLGAGIIGGLFRLQMGGFTALPCAIATVLAGFFGGAIWWVHRNGPVPVRTAVAFAVGMEIFHMGLVLLLCTPFATAWEVVRQVCIPMILANAAGMFIFALLVSNLVTERRTKAERDAYHGELERKKAEMQIAADIQHTFLPKAIPPLKGFDLAAVSCPAREVGGDFYDAIRLQNGTTGLVIADVSGKSVPAALYMALSRTIIRAMAGWHPRVSRTLADTNAMILSQSDSGMFVTLFYGVLDEEKRMLTYANAGHNPPLLLRAGSDEFVRLMPTGIALGAVDEMEYGEETVGIGPGDMLVLYTDGVTEAINAGTEEFGETRLKETALGLRDRPAHEVIRGVRDAVLGFAGEEPQFDDITLMVLKGV; translated from the coding sequence ATGATGCCGGCGGTGGCGGACTTCATCGTCCTCTTCCAGATGATCTGCGTCATCGTCGTCGCAGCATACTTCATCACCAGGCGTGAACCATTCACCGAGGCGCTGGAGCGTCGTCTCTCTCCGCGGAGCACCCTCCTCCTCGTCCTCTTCTTCGGTGCGCTCTCGGTGTACGGCACTCTCAGCGGCGTTGCAGTCCTCGGCTCCCCGATCAATGTCCGCGACCTCGGGCCGATGGTCGCCGGCCTCTTCTGCGGCCCTGTGGTCGGCCTCGGCGCCGGGATCATCGGCGGCCTCTTCAGGTTGCAGATGGGCGGGTTTACCGCTCTCCCCTGTGCGATCGCCACCGTCCTCGCCGGTTTCTTCGGGGGCGCCATCTGGTGGGTCCACCGCAACGGCCCTGTCCCGGTCAGGACCGCCGTCGCCTTTGCCGTCGGCATGGAAATCTTCCACATGGGCCTTGTCCTCCTCCTCTGCACACCCTTCGCCACCGCATGGGAGGTGGTGAGGCAGGTGTGTATCCCGATGATCCTGGCGAACGCTGCCGGCATGTTCATCTTCGCGCTCCTGGTCTCGAACCTCGTCACGGAAAGGCGGACAAAGGCCGAGAGGGATGCCTACCATGGCGAACTCGAAAGGAAGAAGGCCGAGATGCAGATCGCCGCCGATATCCAGCACACCTTCCTGCCGAAGGCCATCCCGCCACTAAAAGGGTTCGACCTTGCGGCTGTGAGTTGCCCTGCGCGGGAGGTGGGCGGCGACTTCTACGACGCCATCCGCCTGCAGAACGGGACGACCGGCCTTGTGATCGCGGATGTCTCGGGCAAGAGCGTCCCCGCGGCGCTGTACATGGCACTCTCCCGGACGATCATCAGGGCGATGGCCGGGTGGCACCCCCGCGTCTCGCGTACCCTTGCCGATACGAACGCGATGATCCTCTCCCAGTCAGACTCGGGGATGTTCGTCACCCTCTTTTACGGTGTTCTCGACGAGGAGAAACGCATGCTCACCTATGCAAATGCCGGGCACAACCCCCCACTCCTCCTCAGGGCAGGTTCGGATGAGTTCGTCAGGCTGATGCCGACCGGCATCGCCCTCGGGGCCGTCGACGAGATGGAATACGGGGAGGAGACGGTCGGAATCGGCCCCGGCGACATGCTCGTCCTGTACACCGACGGGGTGACCGAGGCGATCAATGCCGGGACAGAGGAGTTCGGCGAGACGCGGCTGAAGGAGACGGCCCTTGGCCTGCGGGACAGGCCTGCCCACGAGGTCATCCGCGGTGTCAGGGACGCGGTCCTCGGCTTCGCCGGTGAAGAACCGCAGTTCGACGACATCACACTGATGGTGCTGAAGGGGGTGTGA
- a CDS encoding FKBP-type peptidyl-prolyl cis-trans isomerase, which yields MIIPAACLLLAALMLVAGCTGTAEKPRAAPGDNVSVDYTVSFLNGTVYESSVGRAPLTFTLGKGKVIAGFDKAVTGLAVNESVNVTIPVEEAYGEYNSTLVIIVPRESLPADTGMGQRFVFPNIDSKHVYTVTAVNETTLMLDGNHPLAGNDLRFSITLLSLQKAAAA from the coding sequence ATGATCATTCCGGCAGCCTGTCTTCTCCTTGCGGCCCTGATGCTGGTCGCGGGATGCACGGGTACGGCCGAAAAGCCGAGGGCCGCTCCGGGCGACAACGTCTCTGTCGACTATACGGTTTCATTCCTGAACGGGACGGTCTATGAATCCTCGGTCGGCCGCGCCCCCCTCACCTTCACCCTCGGGAAAGGGAAGGTGATCGCCGGTTTCGATAAGGCCGTCACCGGCCTTGCCGTGAACGAGTCGGTGAACGTGACAATCCCGGTGGAAGAGGCGTATGGTGAGTACAACTCTACGCTTGTCATTATCGTGCCCCGGGAAAGTCTTCCGGCCGATACAGGCATGGGCCAGAGGTTCGTCTTCCCGAATATCGACAGTAAACATGTTTACACAGTTACTGCCGTGAACGAGACCACTCTCATGCTCGACGGGAACCATCCCCTTGCCGGCAACGACCTCAGGTTCTCGATCACGCTCCTCTCCCTGCAGAAAGCCGCTGCGGCATGA
- a CDS encoding DEAD/DEAH box helicase, producing MEDTISFSTFHLSSNILKAIEDMGFEEPTPIQVLAIPKILVGGDVTGQAQTGTGKTAAFGIPAIEKIDPASRETQVLVLSPTRELAIQTAEEFSRLAKYHGSITVIPVYGGQPIERQFRALKSGVQIVVGTPGRVLDHLDRGTLKLGGVKMVILDEADQMLDMGFREDIETILGETPQNRQTVLFSATLPKPILEISKRFQKNPQFISVPHRELTVPQIEQLYLEVRSREKLEILCRLLDIYDPELTLVFCNTKKSVDELNSQLQARGYFAEGLHGDLKQVQRDRVMAKFRSGTIDVLIATDVAARGIDVEDVDMVINFDVPQDVEYYVHRIGRTARAGRAGRAITFVGPKEIYKLRTIQKYAKITIARIPLPTESDVEETRMRNIVEKIKQTVDNGEMEKYIGMVERIMVDDYTSMDIAAALLKLRLDTGAEPEKAPDLTPANTGAEPGMVRLYLNLGRDQEIRPKDIVGALAGETGIPGRSIGAISIYGTYSFVEVPEDAAAAVIEGMKGKTIRGCPVELKPAERKSW from the coding sequence ATGGAAGATACCATCAGCTTTTCAACATTTCATCTATCCTCGAATATTCTCAAGGCAATAGAAGATATGGGCTTTGAAGAGCCCACTCCGATCCAGGTCCTTGCCATACCCAAGATCCTGGTCGGAGGAGACGTGACCGGCCAGGCCCAGACCGGCACAGGAAAGACAGCGGCATTCGGCATCCCGGCCATCGAGAAGATCGACCCTGCAAGCAGGGAGACACAGGTGCTCGTCCTTTCGCCGACCCGGGAGCTTGCCATCCAGACAGCCGAAGAATTTTCGCGCCTTGCAAAATATCACGGGAGTATCACCGTGATACCTGTCTATGGCGGCCAGCCCATCGAGAGGCAGTTCCGGGCACTGAAGTCCGGGGTACAGATCGTCGTCGGCACGCCCGGGCGCGTGCTCGACCACCTTGACCGCGGCACGCTCAAACTCGGTGGCGTGAAGATGGTCATCCTCGACGAGGCCGACCAGATGCTCGACATGGGCTTCAGGGAGGACATCGAGACAATCCTTGGCGAGACTCCGCAGAACCGCCAGACGGTCCTCTTCTCCGCGACCCTCCCGAAACCGATCCTGGAGATCTCGAAGCGTTTCCAGAAGAATCCCCAGTTCATCAGTGTCCCCCACCGCGAACTGACCGTCCCGCAGATCGAGCAGTTGTACCTTGAGGTGCGCAGCAGGGAAAAACTCGAGATCCTCTGCAGGCTCCTTGACATCTACGACCCTGAACTCACCCTTGTCTTCTGCAACACGAAAAAGAGCGTCGACGAACTGAACAGCCAGCTTCAGGCGAGGGGCTACTTTGCCGAAGGCCTTCACGGCGACCTGAAACAGGTCCAGCGTGACCGCGTGATGGCAAAGTTCAGGAGCGGCACTATCGACGTGCTCATCGCCACCGACGTCGCTGCACGGGGGATCGATGTCGAGGACGTCGACATGGTCATCAACTTCGACGTTCCCCAGGACGTGGAATACTATGTGCACCGCATCGGCAGGACCGCACGGGCCGGACGGGCCGGACGGGCCATAACCTTTGTCGGCCCGAAGGAGATCTACAAACTCAGGACGATCCAGAAATATGCCAAGATCACGATCGCCCGCATACCCCTCCCGACAGAGAGCGACGTCGAGGAGACACGGATGAGAAATATCGTCGAGAAAATCAAGCAGACCGTCGACAACGGCGAGATGGAGAAGTACATCGGAATGGTCGAGCGGATCATGGTGGACGACTACACCTCCATGGACATCGCCGCGGCCCTCCTGAAACTCAGACTTGACACCGGTGCCGAACCCGAGAAAGCTCCCGACCTCACCCCGGCAAACACCGGTGCCGAACCCGGCATGGTCCGCCTCTATCTGAACCTGGGGAGAGATCAGGAGATCCGGCCGAAGGATATTGTCGGTGCACTCGCCGGCGAAACCGGCATACCCGGCCGGTCGATCGGAGCGATCAGTATCTACGGCACATACTCCTTTGTCGAGGTGCCCGAGGACGCAGCAGCTGCAGTCATCGAAGGGATGAAGGGCAAGACCATCCGGGGATGCCCCGTCGAACTGAAACCCGCGGAAAGGAAATCCTGGTAA
- a CDS encoding class I SAM-dependent methyltransferase yields MTASFRDPGAWERDYLQRGRIWGGAACDLPAIPPCSRVLEIGCGNGKTYTSLSGKGVSVVGLDISPSAVALCRRASGEGAPLLIADARALPFRDQIFDAVCAFHVAGHLKAAGREDVAGEIARVLKGGGKLYFRDFSERDMRCGKGTGVEAGTFLRGEGILTHYFSESEACTLFSALHPCALETCTWPLRVRGKDLPRAEVVAVFEKQG; encoded by the coding sequence ATGACCGCCTCATTCCGTGACCCCGGCGCGTGGGAGAGGGACTATCTCCAGAGGGGACGCATCTGGGGAGGCGCGGCCTGCGACCTCCCCGCAATTCCCCCCTGTTCACGCGTCCTCGAAATCGGGTGCGGCAACGGGAAGACCTATACCTCCCTCTCGGGGAAAGGTGTCTCCGTCGTCGGTCTCGACATCTCCCCCTCGGCTGTCGCGCTCTGCCGCCGTGCTTCCGGGGAGGGAGCGCCCCTTCTTATCGCCGACGCCCGTGCCCTCCCCTTCAGGGACCAGATATTCGACGCGGTCTGTGCCTTCCATGTGGCCGGACACCTGAAAGCGGCAGGTCGGGAGGATGTCGCCGGCGAGATTGCACGGGTGCTGAAAGGCGGCGGTAAACTCTATTTCCGGGACTTCTCAGAGCGGGACATGCGGTGCGGGAAGGGGACCGGGGTCGAGGCCGGCACCTTCCTCCGCGGCGAAGGGATCCTCACCCACTATTTTTCGGAGTCCGAAGCCTGCACTCTCTTCTCGGCGCTGCACCCCTGTGCGCTGGAGACCTGCACATGGCCCCTGAGAGTGAGGGGCAAGGACCTCCCGCGTGCCGAGGTCGTTGCGGTCTTTGAAAAGCAGGGATAG
- a CDS encoding ATP-binding protein, which yields MEEWTITAGLASLPGALDRVAAALQRLGAPAKAVQEVELAVDEAVTNIILYGYGDAGGRISLSCEKTEKGVVVEIRDAAPAFDPTAASAPNLEGGADERPIGGLGIHLMRKMTDAVLYEHREGENVLRLVKHFER from the coding sequence GTGGAGGAATGGACTATCACCGCCGGTCTTGCGTCCCTCCCCGGCGCCCTCGACCGCGTCGCCGCCGCCCTCCAGCGCCTGGGTGCTCCCGCAAAGGCTGTTCAGGAGGTCGAACTCGCCGTCGACGAGGCGGTGACGAACATCATCCTCTACGGATATGGGGATGCAGGAGGGCGGATCTCCCTCTCCTGCGAAAAGACGGAAAAGGGGGTGGTCGTCGAGATCAGGGACGCGGCCCCGGCCTTCGACCCGACGGCGGCATCCGCACCCAATCTGGAGGGCGGGGCCGATGAACGTCCGATCGGGGGCCTCGGCATCCACCTGATGCGGAAGATGACCGACGCCGTCCTGTACGAACACAGGGAAGGTGAGAATGTTCTTCGCCTGGTGAAACATTTTGAGAGATAA
- a CDS encoding STAS domain-containing protein — translation MEMTAERCDGILIIEVGGRLDGYAAEEVKRGIATSLRDDDRSVVIDLAGLAYLSSAGIRVFLGLQKELKVRGGGLAICNVGEYPLQVLAMAGFDRVFTLFPSRAAALAASFRREDSLSLIADLAAPPVEYEGAKFRFEPGSWTPASLRVKGSIDDLLHARIREEGVSAETFSDIRYSLGLGALGSSLLDAMPFLGEMVTLQGSMTWLPSDGHNTPDFFVPARVGGEVRAYTAFNVALDGQFNEFATVEAEEGITLEALYRAVFAHARERKVGAGVVAVALWGVTGGVLGSGIRKAPLARDAPARGGSIFDPENVGDWIEASEEPKYAGDSIVAFGIGLDPSADLSSCDAGAIASLSGHPRGEGDNGLILHTHGVVFRKVPWDLQTPLEKGIDRCLAEGEFVDMRHLLDGTRILRAHLGIAYISSITRG, via the coding sequence ATGGAGATGACTGCAGAGAGATGTGACGGTATCCTCATCATCGAGGTGGGGGGGAGGCTCGACGGCTATGCGGCCGAAGAGGTTAAGAGAGGGATTGCCACCTCCCTCAGGGACGACGACCGCTCGGTCGTCATCGACCTTGCCGGCCTCGCGTACCTGAGCAGCGCCGGGATCAGGGTCTTTCTCGGCCTGCAGAAGGAACTGAAGGTGCGGGGAGGGGGCCTTGCGATCTGCAATGTAGGGGAGTACCCCCTGCAGGTCCTTGCCATGGCCGGTTTCGACCGGGTCTTCACCCTCTTCCCCTCGCGGGCCGCTGCCCTTGCGGCGTCTTTCCGCCGGGAGGACTCTCTCTCCCTCATCGCCGACCTTGCAGCCCCTCCGGTCGAGTATGAGGGGGCGAAGTTCAGGTTCGAGCCCGGGTCCTGGACACCTGCGTCTCTGCGGGTGAAGGGCAGCATCGACGACCTCCTCCATGCCCGCATCAGGGAAGAGGGCGTTAGTGCCGAGACATTCTCCGATATCAGATATTCCCTCGGCCTTGGCGCTCTCGGCAGCAGCCTCCTCGACGCGATGCCATTCCTCGGGGAGATGGTCACCCTCCAGGGCTCGATGACCTGGCTCCCGTCGGACGGCCACAACACCCCCGACTTCTTCGTGCCTGCACGGGTCGGCGGGGAGGTGAGGGCCTACACCGCCTTCAATGTAGCCCTTGACGGACAGTTCAACGAGTTCGCCACCGTCGAGGCGGAGGAGGGGATCACCCTCGAGGCACTGTACCGTGCCGTCTTCGCCCATGCACGAGAGCGGAAGGTCGGGGCGGGCGTCGTGGCCGTCGCTCTCTGGGGCGTGACGGGAGGTGTCCTGGGTTCAGGGATCAGGAAGGCCCCGCTCGCACGGGACGCACCGGCACGGGGCGGTTCGATCTTTGACCCTGAGAATGTCGGCGACTGGATCGAGGCCTCTGAAGAACCGAAATACGCGGGAGATAGCATCGTCGCCTTCGGCATCGGCCTGGACCCTTCGGCAGATCTCTCCTCCTGCGACGCCGGGGCTATCGCCTCTCTCTCCGGCCATCCCCGCGGTGAGGGAGATAACGGTCTCATCCTCCACACCCACGGCGTCGTCTTCAGGAAGGTGCCCTGGGACCTCCAGACCCCCCTCGAGAAAGGCATCGACCGGTGCCTTGCAGAGGGTGAGTTCGTGGACATGCGCCATCTCCTCGACGGGACCAGGATCCTCAGGGCCCACCTGGGGATCGCGTACATTTCGTCGATCACGCGGGGATAA
- a CDS encoding DUF1894 domain-containing protein gives MREKYSSTLIRSETTMADLGKPHCVNRLPARILIKDISMDEANEYIRRHAKENYEMPPDYAIRDVIILGKSPLIVGVKEKKRKVLFPFTKPCFGTAVMEMDATPDDIEKIRTDLGNAG, from the coding sequence ATGAGGGAGAAATACAGTAGTACCCTCATACGGAGTGAGACCACAATGGCAGATCTGGGCAAGCCGCACTGCGTCAACCGCCTTCCGGCACGGATCCTCATCAAGGACATCTCCATGGACGAGGCAAACGAGTACATCCGGCGGCATGCAAAGGAGAACTATGAGATGCCGCCCGACTATGCCATCCGGGACGTCATCATCCTTGGCAAATCCCCCCTGATCGTCGGAGTGAAGGAGAAGAAACGGAAAGTCCTCTTCCCTTTCACGAAGCCCTGTTTCGGCACCGCCGTCATGGAGATGGACGCCACACCCGATGACATCGAAAAAATACGTACAGATCTCGGGAACGCGGGATAA
- a CDS encoding STAS domain-containing protein, translating into MTMESSSNTGVRVMAGCAVVSVAGRIDASSCGGLESTLSHLVEQGERSIIVDMTDLTYTSSSGLRVLLTAYKQVKKMDGVFSIAGLCPFVREIFEISGFLRIFPAYDSVEDALNRQGRD; encoded by the coding sequence ATGACAATGGAAAGTTCCTCAAATACCGGCGTCCGTGTGATGGCCGGGTGTGCAGTCGTTTCGGTAGCAGGAAGGATCGACGCATCCTCCTGCGGGGGTCTGGAATCGACCCTTTCCCATCTTGTCGAGCAGGGGGAGAGAAGCATCATCGTCGATATGACCGACCTCACGTACACCAGCAGTTCAGGCCTCCGGGTGCTCCTGACAGCGTACAAACAGGTGAAGAAGATGGACGGAGTTTTCTCGATCGCGGGACTCTGTCCGTTTGTCCGGGAGATATTTGAAATATCGGGATTTTTACGGATATTCCCCGCATATGACAGCGTGGAGGACGCCCTGAACCGGCAGGGACGTGACTGA